The Actinomycetes bacterium genome includes a region encoding these proteins:
- a CDS encoding MFS transporter, with translation MASTSPAPAAAGLRRSAVRFVVLLGVLSLLADTTYEGARSITGPFLAMLGASGAVVGAVAGFGELVGYAVRLGSGRLSERTGRTWLLTIAGYAVNLLAVPLLALAGNWPAAATLMIAERIGKGVRVPPRDAMLSHAAAQLGRGWGFGLHEALDQVGAVLGPLLVALVVATHHGYRAGFVLLAVPAGLALAVVAAARTQYPNPRTFEADEQDGPTGTGLPRVFWLYLAASGLVAAGFADFPLIAFHFQQAGVVTGGAVPLFYAIAMGADALAALALGRLFDRVGIAAVIGAALAAAAFAPLVFYGRAPLAVVGLVLWGLGMASQESVMRAAVAAMTPPDRRASAYGIFNAGYGVCWFAGSVLLGVLYDRSLAALVGVSVAVQLAAVPLLLAVRGRLRPRSGQAARSGR, from the coding sequence ATGGCCTCGACGAGCCCCGCCCCGGCCGCTGCCGGCCTGCGGCGCAGCGCCGTCCGGTTCGTGGTGTTGCTCGGGGTGCTCAGCTTGCTCGCCGACACCACGTACGAGGGCGCCCGGAGCATCACCGGCCCGTTCCTGGCCATGCTCGGCGCCAGCGGCGCCGTGGTCGGCGCCGTTGCCGGCTTCGGCGAGCTGGTCGGCTATGCCGTGCGCCTCGGCAGCGGCCGGCTCAGCGAGCGGACCGGACGTACCTGGCTGTTGACCATCGCCGGGTATGCGGTCAACCTGCTCGCTGTGCCGCTGCTGGCGCTCGCGGGCAACTGGCCCGCTGCGGCGACGCTCATGATCGCGGAGCGGATCGGCAAGGGCGTCCGGGTCCCCCCGCGCGACGCGATGCTGTCGCACGCCGCCGCGCAGCTGGGGCGCGGCTGGGGCTTCGGCCTCCACGAGGCGCTCGACCAGGTCGGCGCGGTGCTCGGGCCGCTGCTGGTCGCCCTGGTGGTGGCCACCCACCACGGCTACCGGGCCGGGTTCGTGCTGCTTGCCGTGCCGGCTGGGCTCGCTCTGGCCGTGGTGGCCGCCGCCCGCACCCAGTATCCCAATCCGCGGACGTTCGAGGCCGACGAGCAAGACGGGCCGACCGGGACTGGGCTGCCGCGGGTGTTCTGGCTCTACCTGGCCGCGAGCGGCTTGGTCGCGGCCGGGTTCGCGGACTTCCCGCTGATCGCCTTCCACTTCCAGCAGGCCGGCGTGGTCACCGGCGGCGCCGTCCCGCTCTTCTACGCCATCGCCATGGGAGCGGACGCGCTGGCCGCACTCGCTCTAGGCCGGCTGTTCGACCGGGTCGGCATCGCCGCCGTGATCGGCGCCGCGCTGGCGGCGGCCGCCTTCGCGCCGCTGGTCTTCTACGGCCGCGCGCCGCTCGCAGTGGTGGGACTGGTCCTCTGGGGCCTAGGCATGGCGTCGCAGGAGTCGGTGATGCGCGCGGCGGTCGCCGCGATGACCCCGCCCGACCGACGCGCCAGCGCCTATGGGATCTTCAACGCCGGCTACGGGGTGTGTTGGTTTGCCGGCAGCGTCCTGCTCGGCGTCCTCTACGACCGCTCGCTGGCCGCGCTGGTCGGCGTGTCGGTCGCGGTCCAGCTCGCCGCCGTGCCGTTGCTGCTCGCCGTTCGAGGCCGGCTGCGGCCTCGGTCCGGTCAAGCTGCCCGGTCAGGCCGGTAG
- a CDS encoding cation:proton antiporter, which yields MLFLKPNLWTIPFVLVSVLLVWLMPRLEGWFFHRYGNRVIEPELKGAFAALFLLMYLGERAQSHAVLPAFLLGLGLARSFERHRAEQQRFRVIAFALLTPFFFIRSGMNVSLGAVWANLGLLALFLAVKVAGKFPRRVPACPPPRP from the coding sequence GTGCTGTTCCTCAAGCCCAACCTCTGGACGATCCCGTTCGTGCTGGTGTCGGTCCTGCTCGTTTGGCTGATGCCGCGGCTGGAGGGCTGGTTCTTTCACCGCTACGGCAACCGCGTGATCGAGCCCGAGCTCAAGGGCGCGTTCGCCGCCTTGTTCCTGCTCATGTATCTCGGGGAGCGGGCCCAGAGCCACGCGGTCCTGCCCGCGTTCCTGCTCGGTCTCGGCCTGGCCCGCAGCTTCGAGCGCCACCGCGCCGAGCAGCAGCGCTTCCGTGTCATCGCCTTCGCCCTGCTGACGCCGTTCTTCTTCATCCGCTCGGGCATGAACGTCTCGCTCGGCGCCGTGTGGGCCAACCTTGGGCTGCTCGCCCTGTTCCTGGCTGTCAAGGTCGCTGGGAAGTTTCCTCGGCGTGTACCCGCTTGCCCGCCGCCACGCCCGTGA
- a CDS encoding universal stress protein, translated as MAKEWAEDATAYARAHGVAMQTVIRAGHPAQEIVRAAAEQEADLIVLGHSGHSAVWGRFLGTTAEKVSRHATCSVLIVR; from the coding sequence GTGGCGAAGGAGTGGGCCGAGGACGCGACCGCCTACGCCCGAGCGCATGGCGTCGCGATGCAGACGGTGATCCGGGCCGGCCACCCGGCCCAGGAGATCGTCCGGGCAGCCGCCGAGCAGGAGGCCGACCTCATCGTTCTTGGCCACAGCGGCCATTCGGCTGTCTGGGGCCGCTTCCTCGGCACCACGGCCGAGAAGGTCAGCCGGCACGCGACCTGCTCGGTGCTGATCGTCCGCTGA